From Bacillus pumilus, one genomic window encodes:
- a CDS encoding PqqD family protein, with protein MIQLLNNKLKIERVPALAPYVTLQKRLLTDTQYGSTLPINESAYHMLTKVDGKRTEASITAELADLFQVDESVISRDFYQLIMGLNQHHLLSIHYQSPYRIVTACCQFFKQYQVKMKERFDCTGHSFLHILGTALLMVTRKIIFFWMLFMVMAGIAFLFIPDQSIAAIAIYFTIIYFGLITGTALHEAAHGYAHRKFAGRDGPQGFFASDMMSVKFVRPVLDPFEKKQVWITLLGPLVPGVIGAAGIIVTVLFLKENPISTGFFIFSITYFIQLLYLLPFMGDGKSIMKQLLLGGMGGQRS; from the coding sequence ATGATTCAACTTCTTAACAATAAGCTAAAGATTGAGCGGGTACCGGCACTCGCGCCGTATGTGACCTTACAAAAGAGGCTTCTCACTGATACGCAGTATGGAAGCACACTCCCGATTAATGAAAGTGCCTATCATATGTTAACGAAAGTAGATGGCAAAAGGACAGAAGCGAGTATTACCGCAGAGCTCGCCGATTTGTTTCAGGTCGATGAATCTGTGATTTCTCGTGACTTTTATCAACTGATAATGGGGTTAAATCAGCATCACTTGCTGTCTATTCATTATCAATCACCATATCGGATTGTGACAGCCTGTTGTCAATTTTTCAAACAGTATCAAGTGAAAATGAAGGAACGATTTGATTGCACTGGTCACTCGTTCCTGCACATTTTGGGGACGGCTTTGCTCATGGTGACGCGTAAAATCATCTTTTTCTGGATGCTTTTTATGGTCATGGCAGGGATCGCTTTTTTATTCATTCCTGACCAGTCGATTGCAGCCATTGCGATTTATTTTACTATTATTTATTTTGGATTAATTACCGGGACCGCCTTACATGAGGCAGCACACGGCTATGCGCATCGGAAATTTGCGGGACGGGATGGTCCTCAAGGCTTTTTTGCGAGTGATATGATGTCTGTGAAATTTGTGAGACCTGTATTAGATCCGTTTGAGAAAAAGCAAGTATGGATTACTCTGCTTGGGCCGCTTGTCCCGGGTGTGATCGGGGCAGCAGGGATCATTGTGACCGTATTATTTCTGAAAGAAAATCCAATTTCGACAGGTTTCTTTATTTTTTCAATCACGTATTTTATTCAATTACTCTATCTTCTTCCATTTATGGGGGATGGTAAATCCATTATGAAGCAGCTATTGCTTGGGGGAATGGGAGGACAACGATCATGA
- the queG gene encoding tRNA epoxyqueuosine(34) reductase QueG: MHVGELKEELIQYAKEIGVDKIRFASADTFDSLKDRLILHESLGYLSGFEEPDIEKRTNPSLLLPKAKSIVAIALAYPSKMKDAPRSTRDARRGIFCRASWGTDYHVVLKKKLDMLEEFLRSKHVDIRTKSMVDTGELSDRAVAERAGIGFSAKNCMIITPEFGSYVYLAEMITNVPFEPDEKIEDQCGTCNKCVDSCPTGALVNPGQLNSQRCISFLTQTKGFLPDEFRSKIGNRLYGCDTCQIVCPINKGKDFHLHPEMEPDPEIAKPLLKPLLTISNREFKEKYGHVSGSWRGKKPIQRNAILALAHFKDTSALPVLIDLMHKDPRPVIRGTAAWAIGKIGDEKLLPELEKALERESDEEAKQEIVKGIEFLQTPLNTK; encoded by the coding sequence ATTCATGTTGGAGAATTAAAAGAAGAATTGATTCAATATGCGAAAGAAATTGGTGTCGATAAAATCCGATTTGCAAGTGCTGATACATTTGATTCATTAAAGGACCGCCTCATCTTACATGAATCGTTAGGGTATTTGTCAGGTTTTGAAGAGCCTGACATCGAAAAACGAACAAACCCTTCTTTGCTGCTTCCGAAGGCCAAATCAATTGTTGCGATAGCGCTCGCGTATCCTTCCAAAATGAAAGATGCTCCTCGAAGTACAAGAGATGCAAGAAGAGGGATCTTTTGCCGGGCTTCTTGGGGAACGGACTATCATGTTGTGCTGAAAAAAAAGCTCGATATGCTCGAAGAATTCTTGCGAAGCAAACATGTCGATATACGAACAAAATCAATGGTGGACACAGGGGAACTGTCTGATCGTGCAGTAGCGGAACGCGCTGGCATAGGTTTTAGTGCAAAGAACTGTATGATTATCACGCCAGAGTTTGGATCTTATGTGTATTTGGCTGAAATGATCACAAATGTCCCATTTGAACCGGATGAAAAAATTGAAGACCAGTGCGGAACGTGCAATAAATGTGTAGATTCGTGCCCAACTGGTGCACTTGTGAATCCAGGACAGCTGAATTCTCAACGATGTATTTCATTTTTAACGCAGACAAAAGGATTTTTGCCTGACGAATTTCGTTCGAAAATAGGAAATCGATTGTATGGGTGTGATACGTGCCAAATCGTCTGCCCGATCAATAAAGGAAAAGACTTTCATTTGCATCCTGAAATGGAGCCGGACCCTGAAATTGCTAAGCCGCTCTTAAAGCCGCTTCTTACGATCAGTAATCGTGAGTTTAAGGAAAAATACGGTCATGTTTCAGGTTCATGGCGGGGGAAAAAGCCGATTCAGCGAAATGCGATTTTGGCACTTGCTCACTTTAAAGATACATCTGCCTTACCAGTGTTGATTGATTTGATGCACAAGGATCCACGGCCTGTTATTCGAGGCACGGCTGCTTGGGCAATAGGGAAAATTGGCGACGAGAAGCTGCTCCCAGAGTTGGAAAAAGCCCTTGAGCGGGAAAGTGATGAGGAAGCGAAACAAGAAATTGTCAAAGGGATTGAGTTTTTACAGACACCTTTAAATACTAAATAA
- a CDS encoding amidase domain-containing protein, whose translation MKQLLEQTLEDRLGYLLNGSAIKQPQLMSDVEAVERKKELFARRQVEIVKAKAKAKLLDSSIQDDGAQHVQYLAHLTYVCKDADDSFYLEEQVEKREAFLYNDMLVKDRMMLEKRQMEEQMDERFQTEEQFGRAFHYDRRAAVQYAETYWNKRNPAYKNFEDNCTNFISQCLKAGNAPTRGYPNRGSGWWVRPHTWSYSWTVAHSMKNYLANSKAGLRAKKLKEAQELQIGDVICYDFEGDGRYNHTTIVVDHDKGGMPLVNAQTYDSRMRYWSYEDSTAYTPAIRYTFFHILDDAAKDS comes from the coding sequence GTGAAACAATTATTAGAGCAAACATTAGAAGACAGGCTTGGTTATTTATTAAATGGGAGTGCAATTAAACAGCCGCAGCTCATGTCTGATGTGGAAGCAGTCGAACGGAAAAAAGAGCTTTTTGCTAGAAGACAGGTGGAGATTGTCAAGGCGAAAGCCAAAGCAAAACTTCTTGATTCATCGATTCAGGATGACGGGGCTCAGCATGTGCAGTATCTCGCTCATCTCACTTATGTATGCAAGGATGCAGACGACTCTTTTTATTTAGAGGAGCAGGTAGAAAAAAGAGAAGCGTTCCTTTACAACGACATGCTTGTCAAAGATCGGATGATGCTAGAAAAACGGCAAATGGAAGAGCAGATGGATGAGCGCTTTCAGACCGAAGAACAGTTTGGGAGAGCCTTTCACTATGACCGGCGGGCAGCCGTGCAATATGCGGAGACGTACTGGAATAAACGAAATCCTGCCTATAAAAATTTTGAAGATAACTGCACAAATTTTATTTCACAATGCTTGAAAGCAGGGAATGCACCAACGAGAGGGTATCCGAACCGCGGATCTGGCTGGTGGGTGCGTCCTCATACGTGGAGCTATAGCTGGACGGTGGCTCATTCGATGAAAAATTATTTAGCGAATTCGAAAGCGGGTTTAAGAGCAAAGAAACTCAAAGAAGCGCAGGAGCTTCAAATTGGTGATGTCATTTGCTACGATTTTGAGGGAGATGGCAGGTATAATCATACAACCATTGTCGTCGATCATGATAAAGGCGGAATGCCTCTTGTGAATGCACAGACATATGACAGCCGTATGCGTTATTGGTCGTATGAGGATTCGACCGCCTATACACCTGCTATTCGTTATACGTTTTTTCACATTTTGGACGATGCCGCGAAGGATAGTTAA
- the trmL gene encoding tRNA (uridine(34)/cytosine(34)/5-carboxymethylaminomethyluridine(34)-2'-O)-methyltransferase TrmL, with amino-acid sequence MGLHVVLYQPEIPANTGNIARTCAATNTTLHLIRPLGFSTDDKMLKRAGLDYWKYANVVYHDSLDELFEAHPKGQFFYITKFGQKPHTTFDYSQLGEDYFFVFGRETSGLPKDLIERNMDRCLRLPMTEHVRSLNLSNTAAILVYEALRQQQYRDLI; translated from the coding sequence TTGGGACTTCATGTCGTTTTATATCAACCAGAGATTCCAGCTAATACTGGAAATATTGCGCGTACATGTGCAGCAACAAATACAACTCTTCATCTGATTCGTCCGCTTGGTTTTTCGACAGATGACAAAATGCTGAAGCGTGCAGGACTCGATTATTGGAAATATGCCAATGTGGTCTATCATGACTCGCTTGATGAATTGTTTGAGGCTCATCCGAAGGGACAATTCTTCTATATCACAAAATTTGGCCAAAAGCCGCATACGACATTTGATTACTCTCAGTTAGGTGAAGACTACTTCTTCGTTTTTGGCAGAGAGACAAGTGGATTGCCGAAAGATTTGATCGAGCGAAATATGGACCGCTGCCTTCGTTTACCGATGACAGAGCATGTTCGTTCTCTGAATCTATCGAATACGGCAGCAATTCTTGTGTATGAGGCACTTCGCCAGCAGCAATACCGAGATCTGATTTAA
- a CDS encoding PrkA family serine protein kinase: MDILKKIEQHREEEQRLKWEGTFSDYLDIIKENPLVAQSAHSRVYHMIKDSGIEEENGVRTYKFFDQELFGLEESLERLVEEYFHPAAKRLDVRKRILLLMGPVSGGKSTLVTRLKRGLEEYSLTDHGAVYAIKGCPMHEDPLHLIPQNLREDFYREYGIRVQGNLSPLNMMRLEEEYGGRIEDVRVERIFFSEDKRTGIGTFSPSDPKSQDIADLTGSIDFSTIAEFGSESDPRAYRFDGELNKANRGMMEFQEMLKCDEKFLWHLLSLTQEGNFKAGRFALISADELIVAHTNETEYRSFISNKKNEALHSRIIVMPIPYNLKVTEEERIYHKMISESDVADVHIAPHTLKVAAMFSILTRLKEPKRSDIDLVKKMRLYDGESVEGFQSADIDEMKKEFHDEGMSGIDPRYVINRISSTIIRKNMESINALDVLRSLKEGLDQHPSISSEDRERYLNFISVARKEYDDIAKKEVQKAFVYSYEESAKTLMDNYLDNVEAYCNKNKLRDPLTGEEMNPDEKLMRSIEEQIGISENAKKAFREEILIRISAYARKGKRFDYNSHERLREAIQKKLFADLKDVVKITTSTKTPDEQQLKKVNEVVARLIDEHGYNSTSANELLKYVGSLLNR, encoded by the coding sequence ATGGATATTTTAAAGAAAATCGAACAGCACAGAGAAGAAGAGCAGCGTCTCAAATGGGAAGGCACATTCAGCGATTATTTAGACATTATAAAGGAAAATCCACTTGTCGCTCAATCTGCTCATTCTCGCGTTTATCATATGATTAAAGACAGCGGGATTGAAGAGGAGAATGGGGTCAGAACGTACAAATTTTTTGATCAGGAGCTTTTTGGGTTAGAGGAATCATTGGAAAGATTAGTGGAGGAATATTTTCATCCTGCTGCCAAGCGTCTCGATGTGAGGAAGCGTATTTTGTTATTGATGGGACCAGTAAGCGGGGGAAAATCTACGCTTGTTACTAGGCTGAAAAGAGGACTAGAAGAATATTCACTGACAGATCATGGCGCAGTCTATGCGATCAAAGGCTGCCCGATGCATGAAGACCCGCTTCATCTTATTCCGCAAAATCTGCGGGAGGATTTCTATAGAGAATATGGCATTCGTGTGCAGGGGAATTTGTCCCCTCTGAATATGATGAGGCTCGAAGAGGAATATGGCGGGCGAATTGAGGATGTAAGGGTTGAACGGATCTTTTTCTCAGAGGATAAAAGAACTGGCATTGGTACCTTTAGTCCATCTGATCCGAAATCTCAGGACATTGCTGATTTAACAGGAAGCATCGATTTTTCAACCATTGCTGAATTTGGATCAGAGTCAGATCCCCGTGCCTACCGCTTTGATGGAGAACTCAATAAAGCAAACCGAGGGATGATGGAGTTTCAGGAGATGTTAAAGTGTGATGAGAAATTTCTATGGCACCTTCTGTCATTAACGCAGGAAGGAAATTTTAAAGCAGGCCGTTTTGCCTTGATTAGTGCAGATGAATTGATCGTCGCTCATACGAATGAAACCGAGTACCGGTCGTTTATTTCAAATAAAAAGAACGAGGCCTTGCATTCAAGAATTATTGTGATGCCGATTCCTTATAACTTGAAGGTGACAGAGGAGGAACGCATTTATCATAAAATGATTTCAGAAAGTGATGTTGCAGATGTCCATATTGCCCCGCATACGCTGAAGGTGGCAGCGATGTTCTCCATTTTGACAAGACTCAAAGAGCCGAAGCGTTCTGATATTGATTTGGTGAAAAAAATGCGTCTGTATGACGGAGAGAGTGTCGAAGGCTTCCAATCTGCTGATATTGATGAGATGAAAAAGGAATTTCATGATGAAGGGATGAGCGGAATTGACCCGCGGTATGTGATTAACCGAATTTCCTCCACTATTATTCGAAAGAATATGGAATCGATCAATGCACTGGATGTCCTTCGATCCTTAAAAGAAGGACTCGATCAGCATCCGTCTATCTCCAGCGAGGACCGGGAGCGTTATTTGAATTTTATTTCTGTTGCGCGAAAAGAGTACGACGATATTGCGAAGAAGGAAGTTCAAAAGGCATTTGTGTATTCCTATGAGGAGTCTGCGAAAACACTGATGGATAATTACTTAGATAATGTCGAGGCGTACTGTAATAAAAACAAGCTGCGTGATCCGTTAACTGGTGAAGAAATGAATCCTGATGAAAAGCTTATGCGTTCAATTGAGGAGCAGATCGGTATTTCTGAAAACGCCAAAAAGGCATTCAGAGAAGAAATTCTGATTCGTATTTCGGCTTATGCGAGAAAGGGCAAACGCTTTGATTATAATTCTCATGAGAGATTGCGAGAGGCGATTCAGAAGAAGCTGTTTGCTGATCTAAAAGATGTGGTGAAAATTACGACGTCAACGAAGACACCGGATGAACAGCAGCTGAAGAAGGTCAATGAAGTAGTGGCTAGATTGATTGATGAACATGGCTATAATTCAACAAGTGCAAATGAACTTTTAAAATATGTAGGCAGTCTTCTGAATCGTTAA
- the yhbH gene encoding sporulation protein YhbH produces the protein MSRQEKSQFIVSQEDWSLHRKGYDDQQRHQKKVKEAIKNNLPDLVTEESIIMSNGKDVVKIPIRSLDEYKIRYNYDKNKHVGQGDGDSEVGDIVARDGSDSKQGQGKGQGAGDQAGEDYYEAEVSLMDLEEALFRELELPNLKQKELDDIIVEQIEFKDIRKTGLTGNIHKKRTMLSAFKRNAMTGRPSFYPIYPEDIKYKTWNEVTKPESKAVVLAMMDTSGSMGLWEKYMARSFFFWMTRFLRTKYETVDIEFIAHHTEAKVVDEEHFFSRGESGGTICSSVYRKALELIDERYPPSQYNIYPFHFSDGDNLTSDNARCVKLVSEIMKKANLFCYGEVNQYNRHSTLMSAYKHIQDEKFKHYILKQKSDVFLALKKFFQQEEVLS, from the coding sequence ATGTCCCGGCAAGAAAAAAGTCAGTTTATTGTATCTCAGGAAGACTGGTCCCTCCATCGAAAAGGCTATGACGACCAGCAGCGTCATCAGAAAAAAGTCAAAGAAGCGATTAAAAACAATTTGCCGGATCTTGTCACAGAAGAAAGCATCATCATGTCTAATGGAAAAGATGTTGTCAAAATTCCAATTCGTTCGTTAGATGAATATAAAATTCGGTACAACTACGATAAAAATAAGCATGTGGGTCAAGGGGATGGAGACAGCGAGGTTGGAGATATTGTCGCGCGCGATGGATCAGACAGTAAGCAAGGGCAAGGAAAGGGGCAGGGCGCTGGAGATCAGGCTGGTGAGGATTATTACGAAGCAGAGGTCTCATTAATGGATCTTGAGGAAGCGCTGTTTCGGGAGCTAGAGCTGCCAAACCTTAAACAAAAGGAGCTTGACGACATCATTGTCGAGCAAATTGAGTTTAAAGATATTCGCAAAACCGGGTTAACAGGCAATATCCATAAAAAACGAACGATGCTGTCTGCATTTAAACGAAATGCGATGACAGGCAGACCTTCCTTTTATCCAATCTACCCAGAGGATATCAAATATAAGACGTGGAATGAAGTGACCAAACCAGAGTCGAAAGCCGTCGTTTTGGCGATGATGGATACGAGCGGAAGTATGGGGCTTTGGGAAAAATATATGGCGAGAAGTTTTTTCTTTTGGATGACACGTTTCTTACGGACAAAGTATGAGACGGTCGATATTGAATTTATTGCCCACCATACGGAGGCGAAGGTTGTAGATGAAGAGCATTTCTTCTCGCGGGGCGAGAGCGGAGGGACCATTTGCTCTTCTGTCTATCGAAAGGCACTAGAGCTCATAGACGAACGATACCCGCCGTCGCAATATAATATTTATCCTTTTCATTTTTCTGATGGAGACAATTTGACCTCAGACAATGCACGGTGCGTGAAGCTTGTTTCTGAAATTATGAAAAAAGCCAACTTATTCTGTTATGGTGAAGTGAATCAATACAACCGGCATTCTACATTAATGTCAGCATATAAGCATATACAGGATGAGAAATTTAAGCATTATATTTTGAAGCAAAAATCAGATGTTTTTCTCGCACTAAAAAAATTTTTTCAGCAGGAAGAAGTTCTTTCGTAA
- a CDS encoding HlyD family efflux transporter periplasmic adaptor subunit: MNRGRLLLTNIIGLIVILAIIAGGAYYYYESTNFVKTDEAKVTGDMYQITAPAAGQIKGWDINEGDEVQKDSTVAKVEGETKTNIKSVADGTLVKKEVQNNQQVQPGTVLGETIDLSKLYITANIKETDIKSIEKGDKVDIVVDGDPDTTFEGTVEQIGYATNSTFNMLPATNSSGNYTKVTQKVAVKISIKNPSDKVLPGMNASVKISS, from the coding sequence ATGAACAGAGGGCGTTTATTGCTAACGAACATTATTGGCCTTATTGTGATTCTTGCCATTATTGCCGGAGGTGCTTATTACTACTACGAAAGCACAAATTTTGTCAAAACTGACGAGGCGAAAGTGACAGGTGACATGTATCAAATCACAGCACCAGCAGCTGGACAAATCAAAGGCTGGGATATCAATGAAGGTGACGAAGTGCAAAAAGACAGCACAGTTGCAAAAGTTGAAGGAGAAACAAAAACAAACATTAAATCAGTGGCTGATGGCACATTAGTCAAAAAAGAAGTACAAAACAATCAACAAGTGCAGCCTGGTACAGTTCTTGGTGAAACCATTGATTTAAGCAAGCTTTACATCACAGCGAATATCAAAGAAACAGATATTAAAAGCATTGAAAAAGGCGACAAAGTCGACATCGTGGTAGATGGTGATCCTGATACAACATTTGAAGGAACAGTTGAACAAATTGGTTATGCGACAAACTCAACATTCAATATGCTGCCAGCAACAAATTCAAGTGGTAACTATACAAAAGTCACACAAAAAGTAGCAGTGAAAATTTCAATTAAAAACCCATCAGACAAAGTACTTCCTGGTATGAATGCTTCTGTCAAAATTTCATCTTAA
- a CDS encoding DHA2 family efflux MFS transporter permease subunit has protein sequence MANQPAATKQGAGSLSLLIILMAGLFVAILNQTLLNVAMPHLMTEFNVSATTIQWLTTGYMLVNGVLIPLSAFLITRFGQRSLFLVAMISFTLGTFICGIAPNFSTMLIGRLIQAIGGGILQPLVMTTILFIFPPENRGKGMGIFGLAMMFAPAVGPTLSGYIIEHYSWRIMFYGLVPIGAIVIIAAFFMFRNIVEPKKIKLDSLGAILSIVGFASLLYGVSEAGSDGWTDPIVLSTIIVGAIAIILFIFQQLKADNPMLDFRVFKYSIFSLSSVINIIITVALYTGMFLLPIYLQNLVGFTALQSGLLMLPGALAMLIMSPISGILFDKFGPRPLAIVGMLITVVTTFEFTRLTIDTSYSHIVLMYAVRAFGMSLLMMPVMTAGMNQLPQHLNSHGTAMSNTLRQISGSIGTSLITTIYTNRTTFHYSNMADQTNTADPFFMNSFQAAVSNVMHHMGMTAEAAQKYVSTQLFTKAQVDSNVMGINDAYMWVTLFCAAGVILSLFLRDVRKDKKRKDQQHKKQEMTLLPAPKEANQDAR, from the coding sequence ATGGCAAATCAACCTGCAGCAACAAAACAGGGAGCAGGCTCCTTGTCTTTACTGATCATTTTAATGGCCGGCTTGTTCGTAGCGATTTTGAACCAAACGCTTCTGAACGTAGCCATGCCCCATTTAATGACTGAATTTAATGTGAGTGCAACGACGATTCAGTGGCTTACAACAGGTTATATGCTTGTCAACGGTGTGCTGATTCCGTTATCTGCGTTTTTAATCACACGCTTTGGACAGCGCAGCTTATTTCTAGTCGCCATGATCTCGTTTACACTAGGGACCTTTATTTGCGGGATTGCACCGAACTTTTCAACGATGCTCATCGGTCGTTTGATTCAGGCAATCGGCGGCGGTATCCTGCAGCCGCTCGTGATGACAACAATCCTTTTTATTTTCCCTCCGGAAAACAGAGGGAAAGGAATGGGGATTTTCGGTCTTGCGATGATGTTTGCTCCTGCGGTAGGACCAACATTATCTGGTTATATTATTGAACATTATTCTTGGCGTATTATGTTTTATGGACTTGTACCAATCGGAGCGATTGTCATTATCGCGGCTTTCTTTATGTTTAGAAATATTGTAGAGCCTAAAAAAATCAAGCTGGACAGCCTTGGTGCAATTCTTTCCATCGTTGGTTTTGCTTCGCTTCTATACGGAGTGAGTGAAGCGGGAAGTGATGGCTGGACAGATCCGATCGTCTTATCGACGATTATTGTTGGTGCGATTGCGATCATTCTCTTTATTTTCCAACAGCTGAAAGCTGATAATCCGATGCTTGATTTCCGCGTGTTTAAATACAGCATCTTCTCATTATCAAGTGTCATTAATATTATTATTACAGTTGCCTTATACACTGGGATGTTCTTACTTCCGATTTATCTGCAGAACCTCGTTGGGTTTACGGCATTGCAATCCGGGCTATTAATGCTTCCAGGGGCACTTGCGATGCTGATTATGTCCCCGATTTCAGGGATTTTGTTTGATAAATTTGGACCTCGTCCGCTTGCGATTGTGGGGATGCTCATTACCGTTGTCACCACATTCGAGTTTACAAGGCTGACCATTGATACATCGTATAGTCACATTGTGCTCATGTATGCAGTTCGTGCATTCGGTATGTCACTCTTGATGATGCCGGTGATGACAGCTGGGATGAACCAATTACCACAGCACTTAAACAGCCATGGTACAGCGATGTCTAATACATTAAGACAAATAAGCGGTTCGATCGGTACGAGTTTGATCACAACGATTTATACGAATCGGACAACATTCCATTATTCCAATATGGCGGATCAAACAAATACAGCGGACCCGTTCTTTATGAATTCATTCCAGGCGGCTGTGTCGAATGTGATGCATCATATGGGCATGACAGCTGAAGCTGCTCAAAAATATGTATCCACCCAGCTCTTTACGAAAGCACAGGTCGATTCAAACGTAATGGGCATCAATGATGCTTACATGTGGGTAACGTTATTCTGTGCCGCTGGTGTCATTCTCAGCTTGTTCCTGCGTGATGTACGTAAGGATAAAAAGCGAAAAGATCAGCAGCATAAAAAACAAGAAATGACACTGCTTCCAGCACCTAAGGAAGCAAACCAAGATGCAAGATAA
- a CDS encoding flavodoxin family protein yields the protein MKIYVVYDSEGDHTKALAEAIAAGAGETEQAEVFVDHVKDADIRKLDQMDAIIWGCPGHFGTISSGLKTWIDRLGYLWAEGKLIDKVGAVFCTTATTHGGLEMTMHNLITPMFHQGMLVVGLPGNVPENALYGSYYGAGVTCPIDSDEVISTEGIELGKALGRRVASVTASFKR from the coding sequence ATGAAAATTTATGTCGTATACGATAGTGAAGGTGACCATACAAAAGCACTGGCAGAAGCAATTGCAGCAGGCGCAGGTGAAACAGAGCAGGCTGAAGTATTCGTCGATCACGTGAAAGATGCGGATATTCGCAAGCTGGATCAAATGGATGCGATCATTTGGGGCTGCCCTGGTCACTTTGGTACCATTAGTTCTGGGTTAAAGACATGGATTGACCGTCTTGGCTACCTATGGGCAGAGGGAAAACTGATCGATAAAGTCGGTGCCGTTTTCTGTACAACTGCTACAACGCACGGCGGTTTAGAAATGACGATGCATAATTTGATTACACCAATGTTCCATCAAGGGATGCTTGTCGTTGGCCTTCCTGGAAATGTGCCAGAGAATGCTTTATACGGCTCTTACTATGGAGCAGGTGTGACGTGTCCGATTGATTCTGATGAAGTGATTTCTACAGAAGGCATTGAACTCGGCAAAGCATTAGGAAGACGTGTAGCATCAGTCACTGCGTCATTTAAGCGATAA
- the cspB gene encoding cold shock-like protein CspB, translating to MLEGKVKWFNSEKGFGFIEVEGQDDVFVHFSAIQGEGFKTLEEGQAVSFEIVEGNRGPQAANVNKA from the coding sequence ATGTTAGAAGGTAAAGTAAAATGGTTCAACTCTGAAAAAGGTTTCGGATTCATCGAAGTAGAAGGTCAAGACGATGTATTCGTTCACTTCTCTGCTATCCAAGGCGAAGGCTTCAAAACTTTAGAAGAAGGTCAAGCAGTTTCTTTCGAAATCGTTGAAGGTAACCGTGGACCACAAGCTGCTAACGTTAACAAAGCGTAA
- a CDS encoding diguanylate cyclase — protein sequence MLRDLFINLTILVTFHYLFMLVFKENFLKKEDTLLRQLCKGILSGLLGVLLMFFSIKAGPAIIDLRHIPLILTAFYGGIVQTIIAACVVIIGRLLIDANVGSFINIFSMMIIATASFLIAERHMNQVAKMLLSITISNVIATFLFITIAHETSIEVHSAYWMFSYVAGLFNFYVIEHQTKAYQLLNLYKFQAHYDFLTGVLNKRKFDEVLSDAFSMKFKQPIHQMSLIYLDIDYFKSINDQYGHHEGDMVLKEIGKRLMKNTRSSDYIGRIGGEEFAVLLPNCTVEKTWQIAERLRRKIADQPIYLQNGMSIHITVSLGCAYYPGTSADIKQLPIMADQELYKAKQSGRNQVSFSERKRGQLI from the coding sequence TTGCTAAGAGACCTCTTTATTAATTTAACAATTCTTGTCACTTTCCATTATTTATTTATGCTTGTGTTTAAAGAGAATTTTCTGAAGAAAGAAGATACCCTGCTCAGACAGCTATGCAAAGGCATTCTTTCTGGATTACTCGGTGTCCTTTTAATGTTCTTCTCTATCAAAGCAGGTCCAGCCATCATCGATTTAAGACATATCCCCCTTATTTTAACGGCCTTTTATGGAGGCATCGTCCAAACCATCATTGCAGCCTGTGTTGTGATCATTGGCCGATTATTAATTGATGCCAACGTCGGTTCTTTCATCAATATTTTTTCCATGATGATCATTGCAACAGCCTCTTTTTTAATTGCTGAGCGCCATATGAATCAAGTTGCGAAAATGCTTTTGTCCATTACGATCAGCAATGTGATTGCAACTTTTTTGTTTATTACGATTGCACATGAGACCTCTATTGAAGTCCATTCTGCCTATTGGATGTTCTCATATGTTGCAGGACTGTTTAACTTTTACGTCATTGAGCATCAAACAAAAGCATATCAGCTTTTAAATTTGTATAAATTCCAAGCTCATTATGACTTTTTAACAGGTGTTTTAAATAAACGGAAGTTCGATGAGGTCTTAAGTGATGCTTTTTCTATGAAATTTAAGCAGCCTATCCATCAAATGTCCCTTATTTACTTAGACATCGATTACTTCAAATCCATCAATGACCAATATGGACATCATGAGGGAGATATGGTTTTAAAAGAAATCGGAAAAAGGCTGATGAAAAACACAAGAAGCTCTGATTATATTGGCCGGATCGGCGGTGAGGAATTTGCTGTCCTTCTACCAAATTGTACAGTTGAAAAAACATGGCAGATTGCAGAACGCTTACGGAGAAAAATAGCAGATCAGCCGATTTATTTACAAAATGGCATGTCCATTCATATCACAGTATCACTTGGGTGTGCTTATTACCCTGGAACAAGTGCAGACATCAAACAATTACCGATTATGGCTGATCAGGAGCTCTATAAAGCGAAGCAGTCTGGCCGAAATCAAGTGAGCTTCTCAGAGAGAAAAAGAGGCCAATTAATATAG